From the genome of Vibrio porteresiae DSM 19223, one region includes:
- a CDS encoding DNA-3-methyladenine glycosylase I, whose translation MNHPLEREYHDSEWGKPVHNDTVLFEFLTLEGAQAGLSWLTVLKKRAGYRAAFLSYDLQALAQLDDSAVESIIAQFDVVKHRGKIASVFSNARAALALQQEFGSLDKALWQFVDGKTVINQWTEQSQVPASTDQSKAMSRFLKKRGFKFVGETICYAFMQATGMVNDHLVGCPCR comes from the coding sequence ATGAACCATCCCCTGGAGCGAGAATATCACGATAGCGAATGGGGTAAGCCGGTCCACAATGATACCGTCCTGTTCGAATTTCTAACCCTAGAGGGTGCTCAGGCCGGGCTAAGTTGGCTTACCGTGCTGAAAAAGCGCGCTGGCTATCGTGCTGCATTTTTATCTTATGACCTCCAAGCGCTCGCTCAACTTGATGATTCTGCGGTAGAAAGTATCATTGCCCAATTTGATGTAGTGAAACATCGTGGCAAAATCGCGTCGGTTTTTTCCAATGCACGTGCGGCGTTGGCGCTGCAACAAGAGTTTGGCTCACTTGATAAAGCGTTATGGCAGTTTGTTGATGGCAAAACGGTAATCAATCAGTGGACTGAGCAGTCTCAGGTTCCTGCATCGACCGACCAATCTAAAGCGATGAGCCGTTTTCTCAAAAAACGCGGCTTCAAATTTGTTGGTGAAACCATTTGTTATGCGTTTATGCAAGCAACCGGTATGGTTAATGACCATTTGGTCGGCTGTCCTTGCCGATAG
- a CDS encoding shikimate kinase, translated as MNKNIRKINIIGTSGSGKSTFGRQLAAKLDIPYVEMDALYWKPNWQEPSDEEFFANLEKALQQDSWILDGNYNRTAPIKFAYVQSVIWIDYSFVRTLYQAVKRAIVRSISQQEIWANTGNKESFRKTFFSKDSIILWTLKTFKNNRVRYQALLNDPNYSHIHFVRLKSPTQAKAFLESLD; from the coding sequence ATGAATAAAAACATAAGAAAAATCAATATTATCGGCACTAGTGGCAGTGGCAAATCGACATTTGGACGCCAGCTTGCTGCAAAACTGGATATCCCATACGTGGAGATGGATGCACTTTATTGGAAACCCAATTGGCAGGAGCCTTCCGACGAAGAGTTTTTTGCCAATTTAGAAAAGGCATTGCAGCAAGATTCATGGATTCTAGACGGAAACTATAATCGGACGGCACCGATTAAATTCGCCTACGTACAAAGCGTGATTTGGATTGATTATTCTTTTGTTCGTACGCTTTATCAGGCAGTGAAACGGGCCATTGTGCGTTCTATCAGCCAACAGGAGATTTGGGCTAATACGGGCAATAAAGAGAGCTTTCGCAAGACGTTTTTCAGCAAAGACTCGATCATTCTCTGGACATTAAAAACCTTCAAAAATAATCGAGTTCGGTATCAAGCTTTACTAAATGATCCCAACTATAGCCATATCCATTTTGTGAGATTGAAAAGTCCAACCCAAGCAAAAGCGTTTTTGGAAAGTCTAGATTAA
- a CDS encoding acyltransferase family protein encodes MERNVALDYLKLFLSFMIVGLHGHFLSDYSLIGYYLTVNGIFRVAVPSFLIINGFYFFSVIKRNRFCGWLKRVLILYLFWMVFYAYFWLFVPDLYQVGIIKTVVVNMVLGYFHLWYLSGMIIAGVLLFWLRKYSAFILIMCSLTLFLIGVALQYLFEYHQLDSLIIDSAINRHFLHRNALLFSFPFFCMGYLIRKYDLHNKVSVNLVWMITVLGVMLLFIESYLNYAFLGVNSDFDNYLSLILIVPFLFIAIIKLNVIGHSKKVALYSSAIYFIHAAILYALKKYTVVGSTKLTMLCILLSTIAAYFIIAVNRRIHLIL; translated from the coding sequence ATGGAAAGAAATGTTGCACTAGATTATCTAAAATTGTTTTTATCTTTTATGATTGTCGGACTTCATGGCCATTTCTTAAGTGATTACTCATTAATTGGTTATTATCTTACGGTGAATGGCATTTTTAGAGTTGCTGTTCCATCCTTTCTTATTATTAATGGATTCTATTTTTTCTCAGTAATTAAACGCAATCGATTCTGTGGTTGGTTAAAACGAGTTCTTATCTTATACCTGTTTTGGATGGTTTTTTACGCCTACTTTTGGTTGTTTGTCCCAGATCTTTATCAAGTGGGTATCATCAAGACAGTGGTTGTCAATATGGTATTAGGCTATTTTCATCTCTGGTATCTATCAGGAATGATTATTGCTGGAGTGCTACTTTTTTGGCTTAGAAAGTATTCGGCGTTCATCCTTATCATGTGCTCGCTCACGCTATTTCTTATTGGCGTTGCTTTACAGTATCTCTTCGAGTATCACCAATTAGATAGTCTTATTATAGATTCTGCTATTAATAGACATTTCCTACACCGTAATGCATTACTCTTTTCTTTTCCCTTTTTTTGTATGGGGTATCTGATTAGAAAATATGATCTTCATAATAAGGTAAGTGTTAATTTAGTTTGGATGATCACTGTACTCGGAGTAATGCTGCTCTTCATTGAGTCGTATCTAAATTATGCATTCTTGGGAGTAAATAGTGATTTTGATAATTATCTCTCACTTATCCTAATCGTGCCGTTTTTATTTATAGCGATTATCAAGTTGAATGTTATCGGTCACAGTAAAAAAGTCGCACTATACTCATCGGCAATCTATTTCATCCATGCGGCTATATTGTATGCCTTAAAGAAGTACACTGTAGTGGGTTCGACCAAGTTAACTATGCTATGCATTCTATTATCGACAATCGCAGCCTATTTTATTATTGCGGTCAATCGCCGAATTCATCTCATCTTATGA
- a CDS encoding cystathionine beta-lyase, with protein MSEGKKTQFVTAGRNKKWTQGVVNPPVQRASTIVFNSVAEKHHATANRANKTLFYGRRGTTTHFALQDAMVELEGGAGCALYPCGAAAITNAILSFVSTGDHILMVDTCYEPTRDFCNIMLKKLGVETTYYDPMIGAGIRDLIQPNTKVLFTESPGSITMEVQDIPTLSSIAHEHGIIVMLDNTWAAGVNFDPFKHGVDISIQAATKYIVGHSDVMLGTAVASAPYWDQLREQSYLMGQCVSPDDAYLAMRGIRTLGVRLQQHQASSLKVAQWLANHPMVEEVRHPGLPSCPGHEFFNRDFTGGNGLFSFVLKQSAPKATTALLDGMSHFSMGYSWGGFESLILANEPSSFDALRTVAHPHFSGTLIRLHIGLEDTDDLIADLAEGLDRYQAALEQNA; from the coding sequence ATGTCAGAAGGTAAGAAGACACAGTTTGTCACCGCAGGCCGTAATAAGAAATGGACCCAAGGAGTGGTAAACCCACCCGTACAACGCGCCTCGACTATCGTTTTTAATTCTGTTGCAGAAAAACACCATGCAACGGCCAATCGTGCCAATAAAACACTTTTCTATGGACGTCGTGGCACCACAACGCATTTCGCGCTGCAAGATGCCATGGTAGAACTCGAAGGGGGTGCAGGATGTGCACTTTACCCTTGTGGCGCAGCAGCAATCACAAATGCCATTTTGTCATTTGTAAGCACAGGCGATCATATTTTGATGGTCGACACCTGTTACGAACCAACCCGCGATTTTTGTAACATCATGCTGAAAAAGCTAGGTGTTGAAACCACCTATTACGATCCGATGATCGGTGCAGGTATTCGTGACTTGATTCAGCCCAACACCAAAGTCCTGTTTACCGAATCTCCTGGTTCTATCACCATGGAAGTCCAAGATATTCCTACTTTGTCTAGTATTGCTCACGAGCACGGCATCATCGTCATGCTCGACAACACTTGGGCGGCGGGTGTGAATTTCGACCCATTTAAACACGGCGTTGATATTTCTATTCAAGCAGCAACAAAATATATCGTTGGTCACTCCGATGTGATGTTAGGTACCGCGGTCGCTTCTGCTCCTTATTGGGATCAACTGCGCGAACAGAGCTATTTGATGGGTCAGTGCGTTTCACCTGATGATGCTTACCTCGCCATGCGCGGTATTCGCACTCTGGGCGTACGCTTACAGCAACATCAAGCAAGCAGCCTAAAAGTGGCACAGTGGCTAGCCAACCACCCAATGGTAGAAGAAGTTCGTCACCCAGGCTTACCAAGCTGCCCTGGTCATGAGTTTTTTAATCGCGACTTTACCGGCGGTAATGGCCTATTTTCATTCGTCTTAAAACAGAGTGCACCTAAAGCGACCACAGCCTTACTCGATGGCATGTCGCATTTTAGTATGGGTTACTCTTGGGGCGGTTTTGAAAGCCTTATTTTGGCGAACGAGCCAAGTAGTTTTGATGCGCTGCGCACCGTAGCACACCCTCACTTCTCTGGTACGCTAATTCGTTTGCATATTGGTTTGGAAGATACCGACGACCTTATTGCCGATTTAGCAGAAGGCCTAGATCGTTATCAAGCGGCACTAGAACAAAACGCTTAA
- the cls gene encoding cardiolipin synthase: MEKIYHILTLVGIGIYWLLVAGVTLRVVLKRKAVSVSLSWLMIIYIIPIVGVICYFLFGELNLGRKRAERAKEMFAPFEQWFRSLMDCQAHNPQGMGAHITKIDELCNHRMGIPALSGNTLTLQNSPNDILYSVIKDIESAQSSIYMVFYIWHPGGLTDAVASALIRAARRGVEVKLLLDSAGSARFFRSHWVNMMRDAGIRLVEVMHVNPWRIFLNRLDLRQHRKIIVIDEKIAYTGSMNMVDPAYFKQDSGVGQWIDVFVRVTGPTVNVLSAIHAWDWEFETGERRLPDIPECQLDPLTHHHPIQVVPSGPGMPENLISQVLTLAMHQAKKSVCITTPYFVPSADLLATIKMTSQRGVSVDIILPKKNDSYMVQWASRAFYEELMLAGVRIHEFHGGLLHTKSVVIDQKFCLIGTVNIDMRSLWLNFELTLAVDDEEFTKELYWQQCDYMRQSSTIDAQQWKQRSLGHRFKERLFYLFSPLL, from the coding sequence ATGGAAAAGATTTATCACATACTTACTTTAGTTGGCATCGGGATCTACTGGCTGTTAGTCGCTGGGGTCACCTTGCGAGTAGTGTTAAAACGTAAGGCAGTCAGTGTTTCCCTCTCTTGGCTAATGATCATTTACATCATTCCGATTGTCGGGGTGATCTGTTACTTCTTATTTGGTGAACTTAATTTAGGTCGAAAACGTGCCGAGCGCGCTAAAGAGATGTTTGCTCCTTTTGAGCAATGGTTTCGTTCGCTGATGGATTGCCAAGCTCATAACCCTCAAGGTATGGGTGCGCATATCACCAAAATCGACGAGCTGTGTAATCACCGTATGGGCATACCTGCGCTTAGCGGCAATACATTGACTCTACAAAATTCCCCTAACGACATACTTTATTCAGTCATCAAAGACATCGAATCGGCGCAAAGCAGCATTTATATGGTGTTTTATATCTGGCACCCAGGGGGCTTAACGGATGCCGTTGCTTCTGCATTAATTCGTGCCGCACGTCGAGGTGTTGAGGTCAAACTGCTACTTGATTCAGCAGGAAGTGCGCGATTTTTCCGCAGTCATTGGGTCAACATGATGCGTGATGCTGGGATTCGCCTTGTCGAGGTGATGCACGTTAATCCATGGCGGATTTTCTTAAACCGTTTGGATCTACGTCAGCACAGAAAAATCATTGTGATTGATGAAAAAATTGCGTATACAGGGTCAATGAACATGGTCGACCCCGCCTACTTCAAGCAAGATTCCGGCGTAGGACAATGGATTGATGTGTTTGTTAGAGTCACCGGCCCAACAGTCAATGTTCTTTCCGCTATCCACGCTTGGGATTGGGAATTTGAAACTGGTGAACGCCGATTACCTGATATTCCTGAATGCCAATTGGATCCACTGACACATCACCATCCAATTCAAGTGGTGCCTTCGGGTCCGGGTATGCCGGAAAATTTGATATCGCAAGTACTGACACTGGCGATGCATCAAGCCAAAAAATCGGTGTGCATCACCACACCTTATTTTGTGCCAAGTGCGGATCTTCTTGCCACCATCAAGATGACCTCACAACGTGGTGTTTCAGTTGATATCATTTTGCCGAAAAAGAATGACTCATACATGGTGCAATGGGCATCGCGGGCATTTTATGAAGAGTTGATGCTTGCTGGTGTACGTATCCATGAGTTTCATGGTGGCTTATTGCACACTAAATCGGTAGTGATCGACCAGAAATTCTGCTTAATCGGTACGGTTAACATCGACATGCGCAGCCTGTGGCTCAACTTTGAGTTAACCCTAGCGGTTGATGATGAAGAGTTCACCAAAGAGCTCTACTGGCAACAGTGCGATTATATGCGTCAATCCAGCACGATCGATGCTCAGCAGTGGAAGCAGCGCTCCCTAGGACACCGTTTTAAAGAGCGTTTGTTCTATCTCTTTAGCCCACTGCTGTAA
- a CDS encoding sodium-dependent transporter: MASSSRSQFSSRFGFIMAAAGSAVGLGNVWGFPTQAASNGGAVFLIVYLCMVFLLAYPMLVAEMTIGRYGQSNAIRSFRAAWPKGKAGAILLGIVGLVVVSLILSFYAIVAGWLMGSFADSGMSLLGLHDHSHWLTTFGTERNLILMVAFMLLTMYVVRNGVADGIEKWSTRLMPLLFVLFIVLTAYIFTQDGAMEGLKMYLIPDLSHLTAELCVSAMGQAFFSLSLGVCVMTTYGSYLKKDANIPKTAAQVALIDTGVAFIAGLMVLPAMFVAKHNGVQIFSDTGALLNSDTLVFDVLPAMFNTMGLIGALVGAIFFLLMIIAALTSSISMLEVPVSCATEELKLSRNKAVLIIGGLITLVSAVVVLNFSSLFGLVVTFTTVYSQPIIALMITLIVGWIWNRNQILNELKQGCPEIEKGWFWKIWPIYVRVVCPILMLLVFFA, from the coding sequence ATGGCGAGTAGTTCAAGAAGCCAATTTAGTTCGAGATTTGGATTTATCATGGCCGCGGCAGGCTCTGCGGTCGGATTAGGTAACGTATGGGGATTTCCAACGCAAGCGGCCAGTAACGGTGGTGCAGTCTTTTTGATTGTTTACCTGTGCATGGTATTTTTGCTCGCGTATCCCATGTTGGTAGCCGAGATGACCATTGGTCGTTATGGTCAATCTAACGCGATTCGCTCATTCCGTGCAGCATGGCCAAAAGGCAAGGCGGGCGCCATTTTACTTGGCATCGTTGGCCTAGTCGTGGTGTCTCTCATTTTAAGTTTCTACGCCATTGTGGCTGGATGGCTGATGGGCTCTTTTGCGGACAGCGGTATGAGCCTCTTGGGGTTACACGATCACAGCCACTGGTTAACCACCTTTGGCACTGAGCGTAACCTGATTTTGATGGTGGCATTTATGCTGCTGACCATGTACGTCGTGCGTAATGGTGTGGCGGATGGTATCGAAAAATGGTCGACCCGTTTGATGCCACTGCTGTTTGTATTGTTCATCGTACTGACCGCTTATATCTTTACCCAAGATGGCGCGATGGAAGGTTTGAAGATGTATCTGATCCCAGATCTTTCTCACCTGACTGCAGAATTGTGCGTTAGCGCTATGGGTCAAGCCTTCTTCTCCCTCTCTTTAGGGGTGTGCGTGATGACCACGTACGGTTCTTACCTGAAGAAAGATGCCAATATTCCGAAAACCGCGGCGCAAGTTGCCTTGATTGATACCGGTGTTGCGTTTATCGCTGGATTGATGGTTCTGCCAGCGATGTTTGTGGCCAAACATAACGGTGTACAGATCTTCTCTGATACTGGCGCGTTATTAAATTCGGATACTTTGGTATTTGACGTTCTTCCTGCCATGTTTAACACCATGGGCTTGATTGGTGCATTGGTTGGTGCGATTTTCTTCTTATTGATGATTATTGCTGCGTTGACTTCATCAATCTCGATGTTAGAAGTGCCTGTATCTTGTGCGACTGAAGAGTTGAAACTGAGCCGTAATAAAGCGGTATTGATCATTGGTGGACTGATTACCTTGGTTTCTGCTGTGGTCGTGCTCAATTTTTCAAGCCTGTTTGGTCTTGTGGTGACATTTACCACCGTTTACTCACAACCTATTATCGCTTTGATGATTACATTGATTGTGGGTTGGATTTGGAATCGTAACCAAATTCTCAACGAGCTAAAACAGGGCTGTCCAGAGATCGAAAAAGGCTGGTTCTGGAAAATTTGGCCAATCTACGTACGTGTAGTTTGCCCAATCTTGATGCTCTTGGTGTTCTTTGCCTAA
- a CDS encoding TIGR01621 family pseudouridine synthase translates to MFDIVYTHADFVLINKHPNVSVHKDDGDVMLLQEVAAVTGDEHLYLVHRLDKMTSGLLLLARHAQAASELSGLFAQRNVQKFYLAIGSKKPKKKQGLISGDMERTRRSAWKLVATQNNPAITQFLSAAAEPGERLFLCKPYTGKTHQIRVALKSIGSAIVGDPIYNPTSQADRGYLHAFAIRFDYQGETFSWVCDPRTFVACGSKWHESTVSQGVDEWLSPWQLNWPTLKVSSK, encoded by the coding sequence ATGTTTGATATCGTCTACACCCATGCGGATTTTGTGCTGATCAATAAGCATCCTAACGTCTCAGTTCATAAAGACGATGGCGATGTTATGTTGCTACAAGAAGTGGCAGCCGTGACCGGAGATGAACATCTCTATTTGGTACATCGTCTCGATAAAATGACCTCTGGCTTATTGCTTCTTGCTCGTCATGCCCAAGCGGCTAGTGAACTTTCTGGGTTATTTGCTCAACGTAACGTGCAGAAATTTTACCTCGCGATTGGCAGTAAAAAGCCGAAGAAAAAACAGGGGTTAATCAGCGGTGATATGGAGCGTACGCGCCGATCTGCGTGGAAGCTTGTGGCAACGCAAAACAATCCTGCGATCACCCAGTTTCTTTCGGCTGCTGCTGAACCGGGCGAGCGACTTTTCCTCTGTAAGCCATATACTGGCAAAACACATCAGATTCGTGTTGCGCTCAAATCAATCGGCTCTGCGATTGTTGGCGACCCAATTTACAATCCTACAAGCCAAGCGGACCGCGGTTATTTACATGCTTTCGCCATCCGTTTTGATTACCAAGGCGAGACTTTTTCTTGGGTATGCGACCCTAGAACTTTTGTCGCCTGTGGCAGTAAATGGCATGAATCAACCGTTAGTCAAGGGGTTGATGAATGGTTATCGCCATGGCAACTCAATTGGCCGACGTTAAAAGTATCTTCAAAATAG
- a CDS encoding class I SAM-dependent methyltransferase gives MQVAALPEFFSHVTQQLSQMTHEVRRLFHGRGRQWPGLEQLTCDWLGGQLVVNLFKPVDAEFMQALVDGLVELSTSALWQEKQGTSITVQHRYADGAPAQVVVGELESRPVVIENGLKYQLDLGRNQNMGLFLDMRLGRQWVQEHAQHKNVLNLFSYTCGFSVAAIAGGADQVINVDMAKASLSKGRDNHRLNDHNLNQVKFWAHDIFKSWGKIKKGGPYDLIIIDPPSFQKGSFALTKDYQKILRRLPELLSEQGEVLACVNSPAVREDFLIDGMAEQAPELTFRHRLENPIEFGDIDEQAALKVLLFSR, from the coding sequence ATGCAGGTAGCGGCTTTACCTGAGTTCTTTAGCCATGTGACACAACAACTTTCACAGATGACTCATGAAGTGAGACGTCTATTTCACGGCCGTGGCCGTCAATGGCCAGGTTTAGAACAGCTCACTTGTGACTGGCTGGGTGGTCAATTGGTGGTGAATTTGTTTAAGCCAGTTGATGCTGAGTTTATGCAGGCATTGGTTGATGGCTTAGTCGAGTTAAGTACCAGTGCTCTATGGCAAGAGAAGCAAGGAACGTCAATCACTGTGCAACATCGCTATGCGGATGGAGCACCAGCACAAGTGGTGGTCGGTGAACTAGAATCGCGTCCAGTGGTTATTGAAAATGGCTTGAAATACCAGCTTGATTTGGGACGTAACCAAAATATGGGCCTATTTCTGGACATGCGTTTAGGTCGCCAATGGGTTCAGGAACATGCACAACATAAGAATGTGTTGAACTTGTTTTCTTACACTTGTGGTTTCTCGGTGGCTGCCATTGCTGGTGGTGCTGATCAAGTGATTAACGTGGATATGGCCAAAGCTTCACTATCAAAGGGACGCGATAACCATCGCCTCAATGACCACAATCTCAACCAAGTGAAGTTTTGGGCGCATGATATTTTTAAATCTTGGGGCAAAATTAAGAAAGGTGGTCCTTACGATTTGATTATCATTGACCCACCATCGTTTCAAAAAGGCAGTTTCGCCTTAACCAAAGATTATCAGAAGATTTTACGTCGTTTGCCTGAACTGCTCAGTGAACAGGGCGAAGTGCTGGCGTGTGTTAACTCCCCAGCCGTACGTGAAGATTTCCTGATTGATGGCATGGCAGAGCAAGCACCGGAACTGACGTTCCGTCATCGCTTGGAAAACCCGATTGAATTTGGCGATATTGATGAGCAAGCCGCATTAAAAGTGCTACTGTTTAGCCGTTAA